From a single Candidatus Bathyarchaeota archaeon genomic region:
- a CDS encoding WbqC family protein produces the protein MRQLDSSPILAGTQPVQTREVELLKRDGTLILSGHQPTLLPYPGFFYRMYHSNIMDICPYDPLSRHSDRYQHRVKIGKDTHWRWLTLPIEASSTCSIMAAKLKTNFLGERWTELEQVYRTYPFWDQYKSELKEIFFSYRYLWELNLRLILWLRDILGIKTYISISYSSEGCDTTERVASQFSNYGSVVYLAGKGSMEYLDTQKYERLTNSTIALVTYTPPTPFSTVSILTPLLMYPAKQVLENLNIKREPIKVIVNGAEYSVNYLNS, from the coding sequence TTGAGGCAGTTAGATTCTTCGCCGATTTTAGCCGGTACTCAACCTGTGCAAACGCGTGAGGTTGAGCTGCTAAAGCGTGACGGCACGCTGATTTTGAGTGGACACCAACCCACCCTGCTGCCATACCCTGGCTTCTTTTACCGCATGTACCACTCCAACATCATGGACATCTGTCCCTACGACCCGCTGAGTCGTCACAGCGACCGTTACCAGCATCGAGTTAAAATCGGCAAAGACACCCATTGGCGATGGCTCACCCTGCCCATCGAAGCCTCAAGTACCTGCTCAATTATGGCAGCGAAGCTTAAAACTAACTTTTTAGGCGAGCGGTGGACGGAACTTGAACAGGTATACCGTACCTATCCCTTTTGGGACCAATACAAAAGTGAGTTGAAGGAGATTTTCTTCTCTTATCGGTACCTCTGGGAATTAAACCTCCGCCTCATCCTGTGGCTCCGGGACATCTTAGGCATCAAAACCTACATATCCATCTCTTACAGTTCAGAAGGCTGCGACACAACAGAACGCGTCGCCTCACAGTTCTCAAACTACGGCTCCGTCGTCTACCTCGCGGGAAAAGGCAGCATGGAGTACTTGGATACGCAGAAATATGAGCGCCTCACTAACTCGACTATCGCTTTGGTGACTTATACGCCGCCGACGCCCTTCTCGACTGTCTCCATCTTAACTCCGCTGCTGATGTATCCAGCCAAACAAGTGCTCGAGAATCTAAACATCAAGCGGGAACCCATAAAGGTGATAGTTAACGGCGCAGAATACAGCGTCAACTACCTAAACAGTTAA